A single region of the Brassica rapa cultivar Chiifu-401-42 chromosome A03, CAAS_Brap_v3.01, whole genome shotgun sequence genome encodes:
- the LOC103858371 gene encoding probable aspartic proteinase GIP2 — MARLGMNMIHVLCVIIFAITNTSHSLHEKPQAFLQAIRKDITTNLYYSPLSIGANVHNINLAIDLGGSAPLLLTCAAAAKSRSYHPIKCGSSRCIQAKPDPVSCPTNTSKKATCHKSFSTSFTEQPVKARLLRDTVSLLYTDNGFTYMGGGIDMTMTIACTDVKPFPSIVVGTLGLAKTHMALPSQIVSLYKLPFKVALCLPSPNSGESSGSGSLFIGGGPYFMALYPEDISKIFASTPLLPSDQSRGEYFIDVNYIQISGKIVPFFKKSTKICTLAPYTVLHSSIYKALVLAFAEKAKMTKVPAVKPFASCFSSKGLGRWMMGSRVPVIELLLRGGAKWKIYGSNSLVKVSKDVVCLGFMDGGVNLTMGMIIGGYQMEDNFVEFDVKASKFSFTSSLLLINSSCSQSRHF; from the coding sequence atggctcGTCTTGGTATGAATATGATACATGTTCTCTGCGTAATCATTTTCGCCATCACAAACACTTCACACTCTCTACACGAAAAGCCTCAAGCTTTTCTACAAGCTATTCGTAAAGACATCACCACAAATCTCTACTACTCTCCCTTATCCATAGGCGCCAACGTTCATAACATCAATCTTGCCATTGACCTCGGTGGCTCCGCGCCATTATTGCTAACCTGCGCTGCTGCCGCCAAATCCCGCTCTTACCACCCTATCAAATGCGGCTCCTCTAGATGCATACAAGCCAAACCGGACCCTGTCTCCTGTCCGACCAATACCTCCAAGAAAGCCACATGTCACAAATCCTTCTCCACTTCCTTCACTGAGCAACCCGTCAAAGCTCGTCTCCTCCGAGACACCGTATCTTTGCTATACACGGACAACGGATTCACCTATATGGGCGGTGGAATCGATATGACTATGACTATAGCTTGCACCGACGTTAAACCCTTCCCGTCTATTGTTGTTGGGACATTGGGTCTCGCTAAGACCCATATGGCGCTCCCTTCACAGATCGTTTCTTTATACAAACTACCCTTTAAGGTGGCTCTTTGTTTGCCATCACCAAACTCCGGAGAATCTTCTGGATCTGGCTCTCTTTTCATAGGCGGTGGTCCTTATTTCATGGCACTATACCCTGAAGATATCTCAAAAATCTTTGCCTCAACACCTCTGCTTCCTAGTGACCAGTCTCGTGGTGAGTACTTCATCGATGTCAACTACATCCAAATCAGTGGGAAGATTGTTCCCTTTTTCAAGAAAAGCACGAAGATCTGCACGTTGGCTCCTTACACCGTCTTGCATAGTTCTATATACAAAGCTTTGGTCTTAGCCTTCGCCGAAAAAGCCAAGATGACTAAAGTTCCGGCAGTGAAGCCTTTTGCTTCGTGTTTCAGCTCCAAAGGACTCGGGAGGTGGATGATGGGAAGTCGTGTTCCTGTGATTGAGTTATTGCTGCGTGGTGGGGCTAAGTGGAAGATTTACGGATCCAACTCGCTTGTGAAGGTGAGTAAAGATGTGGTTTGCTTAGGATTTATGGACGGAGGTGTGAACCTGACGATGGGCATGATAATAGGAGGTTATCAGATGGAAGATAATTTTGTGGAGTTTGATGTAAAAGCTTCTAAGTTCTCTTTTACTTCTTCTCTTTTGCTTATTAACTCTTCTTGCTCACAGTCAAGACACTTCTGA
- the LOC103858372 gene encoding heat stress transcription factor A-2 yields the protein MEQQLKVELEEETVTYGGSAAASSSVGSSSSPRPMEGLNETGPPPFLTKTYDMVEDPATDTVVSWSNGRNSFIVWDSHKFSTTLLPRFFKHSNFSSFIRQLNTYGFRKIDPDRWEFANEGFLAGQKHLLKSIKRRRNMGLQTVNQQGSGSGSGSGMSCVEVGQYGFEGEVERLKRDHSVLVAEVVRLRQQQHNSKSQVAEMEQRLLVTEKRQQQMMTFLAKALNNPNFVQQFALMSKEKKGLFGSDVGRKRRLTSSPSLGTIEERVLHDHMEFDRMKDDMETLLAAAIDDEASEDEQCLEAMNVMMEDGPLEPEIDVKVEDLVASPLDWGSEDLHDIVDQMGFLGSEP from the exons ATGGAACAACAACTGAAAGTGGAATTGGAGGAAGAGACGGTGACCTACGGTGGCTCAGCGGCCGCTTCTTCGTCTGTCGGTTCGTCATCTTCACCGAGACCAATGGAAGGGCTTAACGAGACAGGGCCACCGCCGTTTCTGACAAAGACTTACGACATGGTGGAGGATCCGGCAACGGACACGGTGGTGTCTTGGAGCAATGGTCGTAACAGTTTCATCGTTTGGGATTCTCACAAATTCTCCACCACTCTCCTTCCTCGCTTCTTCAAGCATAGCAATTTCTCCAGCTTCATTCGTCAGCTCAACACTTAC GGATTCAGAAAGATCGATCCGGACAGATGGGAGTTCGCGAACGAAGGGTTTTTGGCGGGGCAGAAGCATCTCCTGAAGAGCATAAAACGAAGGAGAAACATGGGTTTGCAGACTGTGAATCAGCAAGGATCAGGATCAGGATCAGGATCAGGTATGTCTTGTGTGGAAGTCGGGCAATACGGCTTCGAAGGGGAGGTAGAGAGACTGAAAAGGGACCATAGCGTGCTCGTAGCTGAGGTAGTTAGGCTGAGACAGCAGCAACATAACTCCAAGAGTCAAGTCGCAGAAATGGAGCAACGTTTGCTAGTTACTGAGAAAAGACAGCAGCAAATGATGACGTTCCTCGCCAAGGCCTTGAACAATCCAAACTTTGTTCAACAGTTCGCGCTAATGAGCAAGGAGAAGAAGGGTTTGTTCGGTTCCGATGTTGGTAGGAAGCGGAGGCTTACTTCTAGTCCAAGCTTGGGGACTATCGAGGAGAGAGTGTTGCATGATCATATGGAGTTTGATAGAATGAAGGATGATATGGAGACGTTACTTGCTGCAGCCATAGATGATGAGGCGAGTGAGGATGAACAATGTTTGGAAGCTATGAATGTGATGATGGAAGATGGTCCTTTAGAGCCAGAGATAGATGTCAAAGTGGAAGATTTGGTAGCCTCACCGTTGGATTGGGGCAGTGAGGACCTACACGACATTGTCGATCAAATGGGTTTTCTTGGATCAGAACCTTGA